The DNA window CACACCCCCGCGCGCGGGCGGGCACGGCGAGGACGTACCACCCGGCACGGCCACGCCCCCGGCCGCGGGCACCTGTGACCCGGGCGCCGCCGAGGGCCGGCCACCGGACTCCGGCCCTCCGGCCCCACCCGGCTGCGGCACACCCCCGCGCGCGGGCGGGCACGAGGCTTGACGGTCCCCGGGCTGCGGCACACCCCCGCGCCCGGGCGGGCCCCCCGGCTGCCCGGTCACGGCGCCGCCGTCCGGTGGAGGACGGCGGCGAGGGCGACGCGGCTGTCGGCGCCGAGCTTGCGCTTCATCGCGCCGATGTGGGTCTTCACGGTGGTCACGCCCATGCCGAGGCAGGCGGCGATGTCCGCGTTCGGCAGGCCGGCCGCGATCAGGGTGAGCACCTCGCGCTCGCGGTCGGTGAGGACGTCGAGCCGCCCCGGGTCCGCGGCCGGGGGCGGTGCGGGGGCCCGGGCCGTCCAGCCCCCGACCACGGCGGCGCTGCCGGGCGGGGTGCAGACCACCCCGCCCGCGGCGAGCAGCCGCACGGCGTCGGTGAACATCCGGGGCTCCATCGTCTTGAGCAGGAAGCCGGACGCGCCCTGCCGCAGGGCGTGCTCCAGGTGGTCGGGGGTGTCGAGCGCGGTGAGCATGGCGACGGCGGGCGGGCGGGGCAGGGCGCGCAGCGCGGGCAGCACGACGCCGATGCCGTGTGCGCCGGGCATGTCGACGTCCAGGAGCACCAGGTCGGGGGCGAGCTCCCGGGCCGCGTCGACGGCCTCCGGGCCGTCGCAGGCCCCCACGACGTGCAGCCGCTCGTCGTGGTCGAGGACGCTCCGGAGCGCGGCACGGACGAGTTCCTCGTCGTCGACGACGAGGACCCGCACCGGCCTGGAGTCGTAGGGCAAAGGTCGTCCTGTGGTCGGAATCCTCACGGGGCCGCGGCTGCGAACCTGGATGCAGATCCTAGGCCGCCACGAACGGCCGTCCGGATCGGCC is part of the Streptomyces zhihengii genome and encodes:
- a CDS encoding response regulator; translation: MPYDSRPVRVLVVDDEELVRAALRSVLDHDERLHVVGACDGPEAVDAARELAPDLVLLDVDMPGAHGIGVVLPALRALPRPPAVAMLTALDTPDHLEHALRQGASGFLLKTMEPRMFTDAVRLLAAGGVVCTPPGSAAVVGGWTARAPAPPPAADPGRLDVLTDREREVLTLIAAGLPNADIAACLGMGVTTVKTHIGAMKRKLGADSRVALAAVLHRTAAP